The sequence GATTCGCTCTAGTTTCGTTAAACCCGAGGGCCGACTTTCGGCGATGTGGTTTCCAGTTGCTTGTCGGGGGTCACAAGACTCAAGGCGAAGACTCGGGCATGATGATTCCAAAGTAGACACTGAAAGTTAACGGAAAGGCAAACCGGCCCCGTGAAAAAGCCTGTTCACAACCCCCGCGAAGTCGCTGAAATCGTTGCGATTCAGGCTCTGTCCTTTGTCGCGAGCGAGCCCGAGCGGCTGGGCCTGTTCCTGGCCGAGACAGGGGTCGGCCCGGAGACCCTGCGCAATGCCGCCTCCGACCCCAACTTCCTGCTCAGCGTGCTCGATTTCGTGCTGCGGGATGACGACACCGTGAAGACTTTTGCGACGGCCGCGGAACTGCATCCGACCAACGTTGCCGCAGCGCGGCAGGTCCTCGGCGACGCGCTCGGCGACCCCACCTGGGAGCGCGACGTGCCGTGACGACCCAAGAGGCGGCCGGGCCCCGCTGCTTCTGCCGGGATTGTCTGGCCGATCTGGATATGGGCGTGCGGCGTTGTTCCGCCTGCGGATCCCCGCGACTCGTCCGCCACCGCGCGCTCGCGGGCCTGACCATCGCCCATATCGACTGCGACGCCTTCTATGCGACGGTCGAGAAGCGCGACAATCCTGACATCGCCGACAAGCCGGTCATCATCGGCGGCGGCAAGCGCGGCGTGGTGTCGGCCGCCTGCTATATCGCCCGCACCTATGGCGTGCGCTCGGCCATGCCGATGTTTAAGGCGTTGGACGCCTGCCCGCATGCGATCGTGATACCGCCCGACATGGCAAAATACGTCCGGGTCGGCCGCGAGGTGCGTCAGGCCATGCAGGCGCTGACGCCGCTGGTGGAGCCGCTCTCGATCGACGAGGCCTTCCTCGACCTCTCCGGCACCGAGCGGGTTCACGGCATGATCCCGGCAAAGGTGCTGGCGCGCTTTGCCCGCAACGTCGAGCGCGACATCGGCATCACCGTCTCGGTCGGCCTGTCCTGCAACAAGTTCCTGGCCAAGATCGCCTCCGAACTCGACAAGCCGCGGGGCTTTGCCGCGCTCGACCAGGAGGAGGCCCGTTTGATGCTCGCGGAAAAGCCGGTCGGCTTCATCTTCGGCGTCGGCCCGGCCATGCAGGAGCGCCTCGTGCAGCGCGGCTTCCGTGTCATCGCGGATCTGCAGAAGGCCGACGAGATCGAGATGATGCGGCAGTTTCCGAGCGACGGCCGCAGGCTATGGCGGCTCGCGCGCGGCATCGACGACCGCCGCGTCGAGCCGGATCGCGGCGCCAAGACGATTTCCAGCGAAACGACGTTCGAGACGGACATCCGCGATTTCGCGACGCTGGAGAAGATCCTGTGGCGACTGTGCGAGAAGACGTCATCACGGCTCAAAAGCAGCGAGCTTGCGGGCTCGACCGTCACCTTGAAGCTGAAGACCGCCGATTTCCGCCAGCGCACGCGCTCGCAGTCGATCGCCGCGCCGACGCAGCTTGCCGCCAAGATCTTCTCGATCTGCCGCGAGATGCTGGCGAAGGAGATCGACGGCACCGCCTTCCGCCTGATGGGCGCCGGCGTCAGCGCACTGCGCGACGGCTCGGCGAGCGACGACACCGACATGCTCGAGCGCCGCGCCGCCCATGCCGAACGCGCGGTCGACAGCCTGCGCAAGAAGTTCGGCAGCGCCGCGGTGATCCGCGGCATTTCGTATGAGGGGCCGAAGGCGCAGGAGTGATCTGTCCTGCTCACTCAGTCACGTTCGAATATCCGGGCACCCGGATAGGCGCGCCTGGCATACTGAACGACCAACTGCCGATCCTGGGTTTCCAGAAACGGCGTTCGGATCTGACAAGACCCGACGATGAGGTGCCACAAGCCGTTGAGCTTTCGAATGACGACGTTCATTTGAGCTTCCTCGCAGTGACCCGAGTGGACTCAAATTGTAAGAATCTCCCGCCGTCGCTCAATTGTACCAGCGTAAGATCCGGATATGAGAAGGATTGGAGGAGATATACAAAGGTATGTTGGTTGTGGCTTCAACAGCCGCTGGCCCGATAGCTTCGCAGGGACGCAAACGATCTTACCGGTTCGGAGGCTGGCGCCGTGACGGGCGAACGCGATCTCGACGCACTGCTGAGGGACATGAAGCCGGAGATCCTGGACGGCATCTTCGTGTTTTGCACGCTTGCGCCGAGTGCGAGCATTCCAGCCACCGTCAACCCGATGCTGACGTTCCGCGAACGCGAAGGAACAACGCTGGTGATACTGCGGAAGGAAGCCGAACGTGCCGGCCTCCGCCATGAATATCCCTCGCGTTTGATCACCTTGTCAGTTCACTCCGCGCTCGACGCGATCGGCTTTCTGGCGGCGATCACGGCGCGGCTAGCCGAAGCCGGCATCAGCGTGAATGCCGTTTCGGCCTTCTATCACGATCATCTGTTTGTGCCGGCGGCACGGGCCGACGAGGCGATGGCCATTCTGCTAGAGATGGCCAAAGCCGGGTCGGCTTAGCTCGCGTTCAATCCGCGACCGCGATCGCCTCGATCTCGATCAGCCATTCCGGCGCCGCGAGCGCGGAGACACCGACGAGCGTGGAAGCCGGCGGCTCCATGCCTTCGAAGAAGGCCGAGCGGGCCTTGCCGATGATGGGGCGCAGCTCCGGCTTGTAGTTCACAACGAAGGTCGTGATCTTCACGATGTTGGAATAGCTCGCCCCCGCCGCCTTCAGCGCGAGCCCGAGATTGTGCATCACTTGTGTGGTCTGCGCGGCAATATCGCCCTCGCCTACGATACGTCCCTCCTCGTCGGTCGAGACCTGGCCGGAGATGTAGATGGTCCGCGCGCCGGAAGCGGTGACGACATGGGAATAGGCGGGATTGTGATGCAGGCCGCTGGGGCGGAGATGATCGAGCTTCGGCATGGGTTGCCTCCCGGATGTTTGTAGTTGGGAGGAGCGTAGCTGGAGAGCGAGCGGAGAGCCAGCCCCGTCATTGCGAGGAGCAAAGCGACGAAGCAATCCAGAATCTTTCCGCGGCCGACTCTGGATTGCTTCGCGGAGCCTGTCATCGGGCCGCGCTACGCGCGGACCCGTTGGCTCGCAATGACTAGGAGAGGGCGGAGTCTCGGCTAGAGCCCTCAATTACAGGGCTTGCTGTCCTTGATGTCGAACTTGCCCATCGCGCCGGAGATGACGAAATCGTTGTAATCGAGCACGAGCTGGCGCGAGACGCCGTTCTCGTAGAGCTCGAACGCCATCGCATAGACCGGCGTCTGCTCGCCCTCCTTCTGCTGGGCGTCGCGGTCGAAATAGCTGACGGTGACCGGCCAGCGCTTAAGGGACTTCATGTGCTCGTCCGCCGTCGAAGGATCGGACGAGGTGGCGCGGTCGGCGGGGATCGGCTGGCCGATCACGGTCAGCGTGTTGTAGACCTTCTGGCCGTCGTCGGAGCCGTCATAG comes from Bradyrhizobium sp. CCGE-LA001 and encodes:
- a CDS encoding ACT domain-containing protein; translation: MTGERDLDALLRDMKPEILDGIFVFCTLAPSASIPATVNPMLTFREREGTTLVILRKEAERAGLRHEYPSRLITLSVHSALDAIGFLAAITARLAEAGISVNAVSAFYHDHLFVPAARADEAMAILLEMAKAGSA
- a CDS encoding RidA family protein; translation: MPKLDHLRPSGLHHNPAYSHVVTASGARTIYISGQVSTDEEGRIVGEGDIAAQTTQVMHNLGLALKAAGASYSNIVKITTFVVNYKPELRPIIGKARSAFFEGMEPPASTLVGVSALAAPEWLIEIEAIAVAD
- a CDS encoding DUF3572 domain-containing protein gives rise to the protein MKKPVHNPREVAEIVAIQALSFVASEPERLGLFLAETGVGPETLRNAASDPNFLLSVLDFVLRDDDTVKTFATAAELHPTNVAAARQVLGDALGDPTWERDVP
- a CDS encoding DNA polymerase IV, which produces MTTQEAAGPRCFCRDCLADLDMGVRRCSACGSPRLVRHRALAGLTIAHIDCDAFYATVEKRDNPDIADKPVIIGGGKRGVVSAACYIARTYGVRSAMPMFKALDACPHAIVIPPDMAKYVRVGREVRQAMQALTPLVEPLSIDEAFLDLSGTERVHGMIPAKVLARFARNVERDIGITVSVGLSCNKFLAKIASELDKPRGFAALDQEEARLMLAEKPVGFIFGVGPAMQERLVQRGFRVIADLQKADEIEMMRQFPSDGRRLWRLARGIDDRRVEPDRGAKTISSETTFETDIRDFATLEKILWRLCEKTSSRLKSSELAGSTVTLKLKTADFRQRTRSQSIAAPTQLAAKIFSICREMLAKEIDGTAFRLMGAGVSALRDGSASDDTDMLERRAAHAERAVDSLRKKFGSAAVIRGISYEGPKAQE